One stretch of Flavobacterium sp. 9 DNA includes these proteins:
- a CDS encoding M949_RS01915 family surface polysaccharide biosynthesis protein, translating to MKLMKKRKFIVFLLFCFLKVVGQQKITVMKIDVTKIPKEIKYKGKIKNAITWNDKLGENFLLTCETGVFETKNPQAEDSGDSEIYAYHFIRYKNSIKQNWKIYDYVKDCPVDIIASFVKNTLNITDLNNDGIGEIWVMYKTGCHGDISPLPMKIIMYQGKQKLAMRGTTRVKISDTDYEGGNYTFDKTFNEAPKYYRDYAKKMWNNNMYERWE from the coding sequence ATGAAACTAATGAAAAAAAGAAAGTTTATCGTCTTTTTGCTTTTTTGTTTTTTAAAAGTAGTTGGACAGCAGAAAATAACTGTCATGAAAATTGATGTTACTAAAATTCCAAAAGAAATCAAATACAAAGGAAAAATTAAAAACGCAATAACCTGGAATGACAAATTAGGCGAGAACTTTTTATTGACTTGTGAAACAGGAGTCTTCGAAACTAAAAATCCACAAGCCGAAGATAGCGGCGATTCTGAAATTTATGCCTATCATTTCATTCGTTATAAAAACAGTATTAAACAGAATTGGAAAATATATGATTACGTAAAAGATTGCCCTGTTGACATTATAGCAAGTTTCGTAAAAAATACTTTGAATATAACAGACTTAAATAATGACGGAATTGGCGAAATTTGGGTAATGTATAAAACAGGTTGCCACGGTGATATAAGTCCTTTGCCAATGAAAATTATAATGTATCAGGGAAAGCAAAAACTCGCAATGCGAGGCACAACCCGTGTTAAAATTTCGGATACGGACTATGAGGGTGGGAATTACACTTTTGATAAAACATTTAATGAAGCTCCAAAATATTATAGAGATTACGCTAAAAAAATGTGGAATAATAACATGTATGAGCGCTGGGAATAA